In bacterium, the following are encoded in one genomic region:
- a CDS encoding DivIVA domain-containing protein codes for MRLSPLDIQSQQFRTKLRGLDAREVENFLELAASEFEELIRENGKLKETLARLTNQYEELKQREQTLKETMMTAQKITEDMKNSARKEAEIILKEAELKAEKTVDDAHRKLAVIKDQIVEVRRIRAQFETAVKAAAKSHLQMLQITTEALEAEVGRDENVKYLLSREKE; via the coding sequence ATGCGCCTTTCACCCCTGGATATCCAGAGTCAGCAGTTCAGGACCAAGTTGAGAGGGCTCGACGCCCGGGAGGTGGAAAACTTCCTGGAGTTGGCAGCATCCGAGTTCGAGGAACTCATCCGTGAGAACGGGAAACTTAAAGAGACACTGGCACGTCTGACCAACCAGTACGAGGAACTCAAACAGCGGGAGCAGACTCTTAAAGAGACCATGATGACGGCCCAGAAGATCACCGAGGACATGAAAAACTCGGCGAGGAAAGAGGCCGAGATCATCCTCAAGGAGGCCGAACTCAAGGCGGAAAAGACGGTCGATGACGCTCATCGCAAACTGGCGGTCATCAAGGACCAGATCGTCGAGGTTCGCCGCATCCGCGCCCAGTTCGAAACAGCAGTCAAGGCCGCCGCCAAGAGCCATCTCCAGATGCTGCAGATCACCACGGAAGCTCTCGAGGCTGAAGTCGGGAGAGACGAAAACGTCAAGTACCTCTTGAGCAGGGAAAAGGAGTAG
- a CDS encoding peptidase MA family metallohydrolase, protein MTGVQKLLAAVPLLFLFFPASGSTLDSTGPGWQTLSAGRLTVRYSGSSDILARQVLDKAGRFLDETSVFFGLEAIGPYDIVIAGSREQFLELQPASRPAPEWAGALTYPGLGLVLIMTPGAMEAGGTRYWSLLRHEMAHLLLGDAEIAGHTRLPLWFQEGLATYVAGEMTLPRLFHLGWAQVSGAAPAFAELESAFPRQPALAEAAYARSYLFIRYLTREFGDDSVARLLNGSMELGGLGEGAREAFGLSLAQILRGFERYAKFRAAWLPAIFSTASVWGLITFLFLFTTYRKRVASAKKLKQWDDEEIMLTGAAVSGTAFGTPGGREEEDENKRTLH, encoded by the coding sequence GTGACCGGTGTCCAAAAGCTACTGGCTGCGGTTCCCCTCCTTTTTCTCTTCTTCCCTGCTTCAGGATCCACACTGGATAGCACAGGCCCCGGGTGGCAGACCCTTTCAGCAGGGAGGCTGACTGTACGCTACAGCGGATCGTCGGATATCCTGGCCCGGCAGGTCCTCGACAAGGCGGGTCGGTTCCTGGATGAAACCTCGGTCTTTTTCGGTCTCGAAGCCATCGGTCCCTACGACATCGTCATCGCCGGCAGCAGGGAACAGTTTTTAGAACTCCAGCCCGCCTCGCGCCCTGCCCCTGAGTGGGCGGGAGCTCTCACATATCCCGGCCTCGGTCTTGTCCTCATCATGACGCCGGGCGCCATGGAGGCTGGTGGAACCCGCTACTGGTCGCTCCTTCGGCACGAGATGGCGCACCTGCTCCTGGGTGATGCCGAGATCGCCGGCCACACCAGGCTGCCCCTCTGGTTTCAGGAGGGACTGGCGACCTACGTGGCCGGAGAGATGACGCTCCCCCGCCTTTTTCACCTGGGGTGGGCACAGGTAAGCGGCGCGGCCCCGGCCTTTGCCGAACTGGAGAGCGCCTTTCCCCGGCAGCCGGCCCTGGCTGAGGCCGCCTACGCCCGCAGCTACCTCTTTATCCGGTACCTTACCAGGGAGTTCGGAGACGATTCCGTCGCGAGGCTGCTGAACGGTTCCATGGAACTCGGCGGTCTCGGGGAGGGGGCCAGGGAGGCTTTCGGCCTGTCCCTGGCTCAGATACTGCGGGGGTTCGAGCGGTACGCGAAATTCAGGGCAGCCTGGCTGCCGGCCATTTTCAGCACCGCGTCCGTGTGGGGTCTCATCACGTTCCTGTTCCTTTTTACGACGTACCGGAAGAGGGTCGCTTCCGCCAAAAAACTGAAGCAGTGGGACGATGAGGAGATAATGCTGACGGGGGCGGCTGTGTCCGGGACGGCCTTCGGGACGCCAGGCGGCAGAGAAGAAGAGGATGAAAACAAGCGCACTCTCCATTAG
- a CDS encoding YggT family protein, which translates to MFVISNLITAIAKILSIVLNLYMWLIIIRALASWISPDPYNPIYQFLIRVTEPVMGYIRRFLPTRAGMFDLSPIIAILAIIFLQTFLVQSLYGIAMSLR; encoded by the coding sequence GTGTTCGTCATCAGCAACCTCATCACTGCCATCGCCAAAATCCTGTCCATCGTGCTCAACCTCTACATGTGGCTCATCATCATCAGGGCCCTCGCATCCTGGATCTCGCCGGATCCGTACAATCCGATCTACCAGTTCCTGATCCGTGTTACCGAACCGGTCATGGGCTACATTCGCAGGTTCCTGCCCACGAGAGCCGGTATGTTCGATCTTTCTCCCATCATCGCGATCCTGGCTATCATCTTCCTGCAGACGTTCCTCGTCCAGTCCCTTTACGGGATAGCCATGTCGTTACGCTGA
- a CDS encoding DUF167 domain-containing protein: protein MSASARVRIQVKPRASKDAVEGWKDGVLIVRLTAPPVEGAANSSLIKLLAKGAGVARSRVHIVSGERGRSKLLEFEGVTLDELKDRFR from the coding sequence GTGTCCGCATCGGCAAGAGTCAGGATCCAGGTCAAGCCAAGGGCTTCGAAGGATGCCGTTGAAGGCTGGAAAGACGGTGTGCTGATCGTTCGCCTTACGGCTCCTCCGGTGGAGGGCGCGGCGAACAGTTCACTGATAAAACTCCTGGCCAAGGGGGCAGGGGTTGCCCGGAGCAGGGTCCATATCGTGTCCGGAGAGCGGGGCCGGTCCAAGCTCCTCGAATTTGAAGGCGTCACCCTTGACGAACTGAAGGATCGTTTCCGGTGA
- a CDS encoding sulfite exporter TauE/SafE family protein, giving the protein MVTVSYNPTFPDGQGGSVILAVIASVIQAEFIISLHAAVAFMSNGTRIAVFYRHVKWRVVAFFVLGMLPGALIGIIVFRMIDPEVIRLSMGIFILVVVFLPMDGKGKMGGYRTFVPVGFFAGLLGIFFGSVGPLIARFFLRGDIAKEELVGTKAACQAVGHLVKIPLFGMVIGANALDYSQVLVWLGVMVIAGILLGKALLNRISERVFRIIYKGLLAVIALRIIIVELMAMWL; this is encoded by the coding sequence ATGGTCACGGTTTCTTATAACCCGACTTTTCCTGACGGTCAAGGAGGGTCTGTCATCCTGGCTGTCATCGCTTCGGTCATTCAGGCCGAATTCATCATCTCCCTGCACGCGGCAGTAGCTTTCATGAGCAACGGTACGCGTATCGCCGTGTTTTACCGCCACGTAAAGTGGAGGGTGGTGGCCTTTTTCGTCCTGGGGATGCTTCCGGGGGCGCTCATCGGCATCATCGTGTTCAGGATGATCGATCCCGAGGTGATCAGGCTTTCCATGGGTATTTTCATCCTGGTGGTGGTGTTCCTTCCGATGGACGGAAAGGGAAAGATGGGGGGATACAGGACCTTTGTTCCCGTCGGGTTCTTCGCCGGTCTCCTGGGGATCTTTTTCGGTTCCGTCGGCCCCCTGATCGCCCGTTTTTTCCTCCGCGGCGATATTGCCAAGGAGGAACTGGTGGGCACCAAGGCAGCCTGCCAGGCTGTTGGACACCTGGTGAAGATCCCTCTCTTCGGGATGGTCATCGGGGCCAACGCCCTGGATTACAGCCAGGTCCTGGTATGGCTCGGCGTCATGGTCATCGCCGGGATCCTTCTTGGCAAGGCGTTATTGAACAGGATCAGCGAACGTGTTTTCAGGATCATTTACAAGGGATTGCTGGCAGTTATCGCCCTGAGGATCATTATCGTTGAGCTGATGGCGATGTGGCTTTAG